In Sulfitobacter sp. M39, the following proteins share a genomic window:
- a CDS encoding OmpA family protein: MFITISKGLRLFAGTMIAATFVLQASAADAQTRSQQGRDKGQYIPTIWVDPDGCEHWVMDDGAEGYMTPHVTRQGIPVCRRGNVCGVMNTDQFFNTDSYRVHPQGRARLAEFFKTTGAVSYIISGHTDSRASDAYNMKLSLNRANAVASIAQQSGARIADVRGYGERMPAASNGTAGGMAKNRRVEIICIR; encoded by the coding sequence GTGTTTATTACAATTTCCAAGGGGCTACGGCTGTTTGCGGGCACGATGATTGCCGCAACATTCGTGCTTCAGGCATCTGCTGCCGATGCACAAACAAGATCTCAACAGGGCCGCGACAAGGGCCAGTATATTCCAACGATCTGGGTTGACCCCGATGGGTGTGAACATTGGGTCATGGATGACGGTGCCGAAGGCTATATGACACCGCATGTCACCCGTCAGGGTATTCCGGTCTGCCGCCGGGGTAACGTCTGCGGCGTGATGAATACGGACCAGTTTTTCAACACCGACAGCTACCGTGTGCACCCGCAGGGCCGCGCCCGTCTGGCTGAATTCTTCAAGACCACGGGTGCCGTGTCCTATATCATCAGCGGGCACACAGACAGCCGCGCGTCGGATGCCTATAACATGAAGCTGTCGCTGAACCGTGCCAATGCGGTTGCCAGCATCGCCCAGCAATCGGGGGCCCGCATCGCGGATGTCCGTGGCTATGGCGAACGGATGCCAGCGGCGTCCAATGGCACAGCGGGCGGTATGGCCAAGAACCGCCGCGTCGAAATCATCTGCATTCGCTAA
- a CDS encoding PhoH family protein — MTPPASHAQQLEFPDNRLLIDLCGPYDANLTAVETALEVQIVRRGNHLSVMGEEDATTRAASVLEGLYARLEGGRSVEPADVTSLLRMGDSAAGTGVRPGDQIEMPNLGGVEIQTRKKRVEPRTAAQKAYVQSLFDNELAFGIGPAGTGKTYLAVAVGVSMFIGGHVDRIILSRPAVEAGEKLGYLPGDMKDKVDPYMQPLYDALNDFLPGKQLAKLIEEKKIEIAPLAFMRGRTLSNAFVVLDEAQNATSMQMKMFLTRLGEGSRMVITGDRTQIDLPRGVPSGLQDAERLLKTIPKISFNYFTSKDVVRHPLVAAIIEAYEADAGHA; from the coding sequence ATGACGCCTCCCGCTTCTCACGCGCAGCAGCTTGAATTTCCGGACAACCGGCTTCTGATCGATCTCTGCGGCCCCTATGACGCCAACCTGACCGCCGTAGAGACGGCGCTTGAGGTCCAGATCGTGCGTCGGGGCAACCACCTGTCTGTGATGGGAGAGGAAGACGCGACCACTCGCGCTGCCTCTGTGCTCGAAGGGCTTTACGCCCGACTGGAAGGCGGGCGCAGTGTGGAGCCCGCCGATGTCACCAGTTTGCTACGCATGGGCGATTCCGCCGCTGGGACGGGGGTGCGCCCGGGCGACCAGATCGAGATGCCGAATTTGGGCGGCGTCGAAATCCAGACCCGCAAGAAACGCGTCGAACCCCGCACGGCTGCGCAGAAAGCCTATGTGCAATCGCTGTTCGACAACGAACTGGCCTTCGGCATCGGCCCTGCCGGTACGGGTAAAACCTATCTTGCGGTGGCCGTCGGCGTGTCGATGTTCATCGGGGGCCACGTGGACCGCATCATCCTGTCGCGCCCTGCCGTTGAGGCGGGGGAGAAGCTGGGCTACCTGCCCGGTGACATGAAGGACAAGGTCGATCCCTACATGCAGCCCCTTTATGACGCGCTGAACGATTTCTTGCCCGGCAAGCAACTGGCCAAGCTGATCGAAGAGAAAAAGATCGAGATCGCCCCGCTGGCCTTCATGCGCGGGCGCACCCTGTCCAACGCCTTTGTTGTGCTGGACGAGGCGCAGAACGCGACCTCGATGCAGATGAAGATGTTCCTGACCCGTCTGGGCGAAGGCTCGCGGATGGTGATCACCGGTGACCGGACCCAGATCGACTTGCCACGCGGCGTGCCATCGGGCTTGCAAGACGCGGAACGGCTGCTCAAGACGATCCCCAAGATCAGCTTTAACTACTTCACCTCGAAAGACGTGGTGCGCCACCCGCTCGTGGCCGCGATCATCGAAGCCTATGAAGCAGATGCAGGCCACGCGTGA
- the lnt gene encoding apolipoprotein N-acyltransferase → MTLRSAAWMRFGAAVLAGVVAAFGQAPYDLPLVLLAALAAVLLIYRAAATPRQAAALGWGFGFGYFLHGWSWLVSPFMVDPERYAWMAPFAVVGLTGGLALYWALAFYVSRRLSVQVWPLIFVLPAAEMLRGYLFTGFPWGMFSQSLVNHWPGQGLALVGPYGLTLAFVALAVAVIQRARGPLLRHGAVWGARVLGVAALIVPFGGDDAPITDHMIRMVQPNAAQKDKWDPVKIPEFFDRQLALTAAPPAQGDAAPDLILWSETAIAWPLDLAHGALTYISEAAAGTPVVLGVQRRDDMAYYNSAVLLGPDAEVVQTYDKHHLVPFGEYIPFGDLLGRIGLRGMAAQFGSGFSSGPGAALMDLGPLGQALPLICYEAVFARDVNAAPARPAFLMQLTNDAWFGKGQGPLQHLAQARMRAIEQGLPMARVANTGVSAMIDPWGRITKSLALNEAGFLDAPLPAPRPATPYSRWGEWPFLFITLAGLALVILRRRRNLKFDQRGRQS, encoded by the coding sequence ATGACTTTGCGCAGTGCCGCTTGGATGCGGTTCGGGGCCGCGGTGCTTGCGGGCGTTGTCGCGGCCTTTGGGCAGGCCCCCTATGATCTGCCGCTGGTCTTGCTTGCTGCACTTGCGGCGGTTCTGTTGATCTACCGCGCTGCTGCGACGCCCCGGCAGGCCGCAGCGCTCGGCTGGGGCTTTGGCTTTGGCTACTTCTTGCATGGATGGTCTTGGCTGGTATCGCCCTTCATGGTCGACCCCGAACGCTATGCCTGGATGGCACCTTTTGCTGTGGTGGGGCTGACGGGCGGTTTGGCTTTGTATTGGGCTTTGGCGTTCTACGTGTCCCGCCGGTTGTCGGTACAGGTCTGGCCGCTGATCTTCGTCCTGCCCGCCGCCGAAATGCTGCGCGGTTATCTGTTCACCGGCTTCCCTTGGGGGATGTTCTCTCAGTCTTTGGTCAACCATTGGCCGGGGCAGGGGCTTGCGTTGGTGGGGCCCTATGGCTTGACCCTTGCCTTTGTTGCGCTGGCCGTGGCGGTGATACAGCGCGCGCGGGGCCCGTTGCTGCGGCATGGCGCTGTCTGGGGCGCGCGGGTCTTGGGTGTGGCGGCGTTGATCGTGCCCTTTGGGGGGGACGACGCCCCGATCACTGACCATATGATCCGTATGGTGCAGCCGAATGCGGCACAGAAAGACAAGTGGGACCCCGTCAAAATCCCCGAATTCTTTGATCGTCAGCTGGCGCTGACCGCTGCGCCGCCTGCGCAGGGGGATGCGGCACCTGATCTGATCCTCTGGTCGGAAACCGCCATCGCATGGCCGCTTGATCTGGCCCATGGCGCGCTGACATATATCAGCGAAGCCGCCGCGGGTACGCCCGTGGTGCTGGGGGTGCAGCGGCGCGACGACATGGCCTATTACAACTCTGCCGTGTTGCTGGGGCCGGATGCCGAGGTTGTGCAGACCTATGACAAGCACCACCTCGTGCCCTTTGGCGAATATATCCCCTTTGGCGATCTGCTGGGCCGTATCGGTCTGCGCGGCATGGCGGCGCAGTTTGGCAGCGGTTTTTCTTCGGGTCCGGGGGCTGCGCTGATGGATCTGGGGCCCTTGGGCCAGGCGCTTCCCCTGATCTGCTACGAGGCCGTCTTTGCGCGGGACGTCAACGCCGCACCGGCGCGGCCTGCGTTCTTGATGCAGCTCACGAATGATGCGTGGTTCGGCAAGGGGCAGGGGCCGTTGCAGCATCTGGCTCAGGCGCGGATGCGCGCGATAGAGCAAGGTTTGCCTATGGCGCGCGTCGCCAACACGGGCGTTTCGGCGATGATTGACCCCTGGGGCCGCATCACAAAGAGTTTGGCCCTGAACGAGGCAGGCTTTCTGGATGCCCCTCTGCCCGCTCCACGCCCTGCGACACCCTATAGCAGATGGGGCGAATGGCCGTTTCTTTTCATCACTTTGGCGGGGCTAGCCCTTGTTATCTTGCGCCGCCGACGCAACTTAAAGTTTGACCAAAGGGGCAGGCAAAGCTAA
- a CDS encoding hemolysin family protein: MGDTDGSSEAAQSAQLEDIIPASEAEETEDTPKSGGFFSRVMGALSASDNEEEEEITAAQTDRLSTRGMMNLRRMRVDDVAVPKADITAVPVTSTLDELVGVFKDSGMTRLPVYDGTLDTPVGMAHLKDLALTHGFNGRNAEFDLNALLRPLLFVPPSMTIGVLLTKMQAERRHMALVIDEYGGVDGLVTIEDLIEQVIGEIEDEHDVDEGKYWTVEKPGCYLALAKTPLDDFEAEIGHSLTDHDDVDEEEIDTLGGLVFMLSGRVPARGEVVVHPDGPEFEVIDADPRRIKRLRVRMAGSH; encoded by the coding sequence ATGGGCGACACAGACGGATCATCTGAGGCGGCGCAGAGCGCGCAGTTGGAAGACATCATACCGGCCTCCGAGGCCGAAGAAACCGAAGACACCCCGAAATCCGGTGGCTTCTTTTCCCGGGTCATGGGCGCACTCAGCGCGTCGGACAACGAGGAAGAGGAGGAGATCACCGCGGCACAGACTGACAGGCTGTCCACCCGCGGCATGATGAACTTGCGCCGGATGCGGGTGGATGATGTGGCAGTGCCCAAGGCGGATATCACAGCCGTGCCGGTGACCTCGACGCTGGACGAACTGGTCGGCGTGTTCAAGGACAGCGGCATGACGCGCCTGCCGGTGTATGACGGCACGCTGGACACGCCCGTTGGCATGGCACACCTCAAAGATCTGGCGCTGACCCACGGATTTAATGGCAGAAACGCCGAGTTTGATCTTAACGCGCTGCTCCGCCCCCTGCTGTTCGTGCCGCCGTCCATGACCATTGGCGTCTTGCTGACCAAGATGCAGGCCGAACGACGTCATATGGCGCTGGTGATTGACGAATACGGCGGGGTCGACGGGCTGGTCACGATCGAGGATCTGATCGAACAGGTCATCGGCGAGATCGAAGACGAACACGACGTGGACGAAGGCAAATACTGGACGGTCGAAAAGCCCGGCTGCTACCTTGCGCTGGCCAAGACGCCTCTGGATGATTTCGAGGCCGAGATTGGCCATTCGCTGACCGATCACGATGACGTCGACGAAGAAGAGATCGACACCCTCGGCGGGTTGGTCTTCATGCTGTCGGGACGGGTGCCGGCGCGTGGCGAAGTGGTCGTGCATCCCGATGGCCCCGAGTTCGAGGTGATCGACGCCGATCCGCGCCGGATCAAGCGTTTGCGCGTGCGTATGGCCGGATCTCACTGA
- the trmB gene encoding tRNA (guanosine(46)-N7)-methyltransferase TrmB, with amino-acid sequence MLRPSPSQAKASAMTHPERPRRNFYGRLKGKSLKQSQKGYIEEDLEALSPGPVDWDANPDRTPLDLPTLFGGKPVWLEVGFGGGEHMVHQAAQNPDVGIIGCEPYINGVAMLLGKIRRAGVDNVAIHPGDARDIFDVLPEASIDRAFLLYPDPWPKTRHHRRRFVTPEHLEPLAKVLKPGAIFRVATDIEDYVRQTLEQVPRHGFEWLAERPGDWKEPWGDWISTRYEQKALREGRVPHYLTFRKT; translated from the coding sequence ATGTTGCGCCCGTCCCCCTCGCAGGCTAAAGCCAGCGCCATGACACATCCTGAACGCCCCCGCCGCAATTTCTACGGTCGCCTTAAAGGCAAATCGCTTAAGCAAAGCCAAAAAGGCTATATCGAAGAGGATCTAGAGGCGCTGTCGCCCGGTCCTGTCGATTGGGATGCGAACCCCGACCGTACGCCGTTGGACCTGCCGACGCTGTTTGGCGGCAAACCCGTCTGGCTCGAGGTCGGCTTTGGCGGCGGTGAGCATATGGTGCATCAGGCGGCGCAAAACCCTGACGTAGGCATCATCGGCTGCGAACCCTACATCAACGGGGTCGCGATGCTGTTGGGCAAGATCCGCCGCGCGGGTGTTGATAACGTGGCGATCCATCCGGGCGATGCACGCGATATCTTTGACGTGCTGCCAGAGGCATCGATTGACCGCGCCTTCCTGCTGTATCCTGATCCGTGGCCCAAAACGCGCCACCACCGGCGCCGCTTTGTGACGCCGGAACATCTTGAGCCGCTGGCAAAGGTGCTCAAGCCCGGCGCGATCTTCCGCGTTGCCACGGACATTGAGGACTATGTGCGCCAGACGCTTGAACAGGTGCCACGGCACGGGTTTGAATGGCTGGCGGAACGCCCCGGCGACTGGAAAGAACCGTGGGGCGACTGGATTTCCACCCGCTACGAACAAAAAGCCCTGCGCGAGGGGCGCGTGCCGCACTACCTGACCTTCCGCAAGACCTGA
- the miaB gene encoding tRNA (N6-isopentenyl adenosine(37)-C2)-methylthiotransferase MiaB, translating into MTAPKKLFIKTYGCQMNVYDSERMAESLGDNYVETKTAADADMILLNTCHIREKAAEKVYSELGRLKPLKELNPDLKIGVAGCVAQAEGAEIMRRQPAVDLVVGPQSYHRLPAMEARVRSGKTALDTDFPEEDKFEKLKGRGKATRAPSAFLTVQEGCDKFCAFCVVPYTRGAEVSRPATRVLTEARELVERGVREVTLLGQNVNAYHGVGEEGADYTLARLIKELAKIDGLERIRYTTSHPNDMDDALIAAHGEIDKLMPYLHLPVQSGSDRILKRMNRSHTAESYLRLIERIRAARPDIVMSGDFIVGFPEETDADFEATMELVREVKYGYAYSFKYSTRPGTPAAERPQVEPAIADERLQRLQGLITGQQREIQNSMVGRDVSVLVEKSGREAGQMVGKSEYLHSVHIDEAQAEIGDVVRVRIVDAKTNSLTARQI; encoded by the coding sequence ATGACCGCGCCAAAAAAGCTGTTCATCAAGACCTACGGCTGCCAGATGAATGTCTACGACAGTGAACGTATGGCCGAGTCTCTGGGCGATAACTACGTCGAGACAAAGACCGCAGCCGACGCGGATATGATCCTGCTGAACACCTGCCACATCCGTGAAAAGGCAGCAGAAAAAGTCTATTCTGAACTGGGCCGCCTGAAGCCGCTCAAAGAACTGAACCCCGATCTGAAGATTGGCGTCGCAGGCTGTGTTGCGCAGGCCGAAGGGGCAGAGATCATGCGCCGTCAGCCTGCCGTTGATCTGGTCGTGGGACCGCAATCCTATCACCGCCTGCCCGCGATGGAGGCGCGCGTGCGCTCTGGCAAAACCGCGCTTGATACGGATTTCCCAGAAGAGGATAAATTCGAAAAGCTGAAAGGCCGCGGCAAAGCGACGCGTGCGCCTTCTGCGTTTTTGACCGTGCAGGAAGGCTGCGACAAATTCTGCGCCTTCTGCGTGGTGCCCTATACCCGCGGTGCCGAGGTGTCGCGCCCCGCGACCCGCGTGCTGACCGAGGCCCGCGAACTGGTCGAACGCGGCGTGCGCGAAGTCACCCTGCTGGGGCAGAACGTCAACGCCTATCACGGCGTGGGGGAAGAGGGGGCGGATTACACGCTCGCCCGCCTGATCAAGGAGTTGGCCAAGATCGACGGGCTTGAACGCATCCGCTACACCACCAGCCACCCCAACGATATGGACGACGCGCTGATCGCCGCCCATGGCGAGATCGACAAGCTGATGCCCTATCTGCACCTGCCCGTGCAATCCGGCTCGGACCGTATCCTCAAGCGGATGAACCGCAGCCACACCGCCGAAAGCTATCTGCGGCTGATCGAACGCATCCGCGCCGCGCGCCCCGATATCGTGATGTCGGGCGATTTCATCGTCGGCTTCCCCGAAGAAACCGACGCGGATTTCGAAGCCACGATGGAGCTCGTCCGCGAGGTGAAATACGGCTACGCCTATTCGTTCAAATACTCGACGCGTCCCGGCACCCCCGCCGCCGAACGCCCGCAGGTGGAACCCGCCATAGCCGACGAACGCCTGCAGCGCTTGCAAGGGCTGATCACCGGCCAACAGCGCGAGATCCAGAACAGCATGGTGGGGCGTGATGTTTCCGTTCTTGTCGAAAAATCGGGCCGCGAGGCGGGGCAGATGGTGGGGAAATCCGAATACCTCCACTCTGTGCATATCGACGAGGCGCAAGCCGAAATTGGCGACGTTGTTCGTGTCAGAATCGTTGATGCCAAAACCAATTCTTTGACGGCGCGTCAGATTTAG
- the ybeY gene encoding rRNA maturation RNase YbeY has translation MQALDVIEEDPRWAGLDLDTLCPRAMRATLAHLSLDADTAEVTVLACDDAHIATLNADFRDKPTPTNVLSWPAEERGAARDGELPLSVTPGFDNMLELGDIAISYDTCHAEAEAAGRPMADHVTHLIVHGLLHLLGYDHERDGDATLMERLEVEILGKLGLDDPYRDDAVQPPA, from the coding sequence ATGCAGGCGCTTGACGTGATAGAGGAAGACCCCCGTTGGGCCGGTCTGGACCTTGATACCCTATGCCCCCGCGCGATGCGCGCCACATTGGCGCATCTGTCGCTGGATGCCGACACCGCCGAGGTGACGGTGCTGGCCTGCGACGATGCACATATCGCCACGTTGAATGCAGATTTTCGCGACAAGCCCACGCCGACCAATGTGCTCAGCTGGCCTGCCGAGGAACGCGGTGCCGCGCGCGACGGCGAACTTCCGCTGTCGGTCACGCCGGGGTTCGACAATATGCTGGAACTGGGCGACATCGCGATTTCATATGACACCTGCCACGCCGAGGCAGAGGCCGCAGGCCGCCCGATGGCCGATCACGTGACCCATTTGATCGTGCACGGGCTGCTCCACCTTCTGGGGTATGACCACGAACGAGACGGGGATGCGACCCTGATGGAACGGTTAGAAGTAGAAATACTTGGCAAATTGGGGTTGGATGACCCATATAGAGACGACGCAGTGCAACCGCCTGCCTAA
- the aroA gene encoding 3-phosphoshikimate 1-carboxyvinyltransferase: MSSHATPVPMTSTACGPLSGVAEVPGDKSISHRSLILGAMCIGETTISGLLEGDDVLDTAKAMQAFGAEVTNMGGGNWSVRGVGVGGFAEPDGVIDCGNSGTGVRLIMGSMATSPITATFTGDASLNGRPMARVTDPLALFGTQAVGRKGGRLPMTIVGAADPVPVRYTVPVPSAQVKSAVLLAGLNAPGKTVVIEAEATRDHTERMLAGFGAEITVEDTDEGRVITLTGQPELQAQHVDVPRDPSSAAFPVCAALIVPGSDVLVPGIGLNPTRAGLFTTLREMGADLTYENERTEGGEPVADLRAKFSPDLKGIEVPPARAASMIDEYPVLSVVAAFAQGQTMMRGVKELRVKESDRIDAMAKGLRANGIEVDEGPDWWAVTGRGHGNVPGGATCASQLDHRIAMSFMILGMAATSPVSVDDGSPITTSFPIFEPLMKRLGADVTRGEG; encoded by the coding sequence ATGTCCAGCCACGCCACGCCCGTCCCGATGACCTCTACCGCTTGCGGCCCGCTGTCTGGCGTGGCCGAGGTGCCGGGGGACAAGTCGATCTCGCACCGGTCCTTGATTTTGGGCGCAATGTGCATCGGCGAAACCACCATCAGCGGATTGCTTGAAGGCGACGACGTGCTGGACACGGCCAAGGCGATGCAGGCCTTTGGCGCGGAAGTGACCAATATGGGCGGTGGCAACTGGTCAGTGCGCGGTGTGGGCGTGGGCGGTTTCGCAGAACCGGACGGGGTGATCGACTGCGGAAACTCGGGCACGGGGGTGCGCTTGATCATGGGGTCGATGGCGACCTCCCCCATCACCGCGACATTCACCGGCGACGCCAGCCTGAACGGTCGCCCCATGGCGCGGGTCACCGACCCGCTAGCGCTGTTTGGCACGCAAGCCGTGGGCCGCAAAGGCGGGCGTTTGCCCATGACCATCGTGGGGGCCGCTGACCCTGTGCCCGTGCGCTACACCGTGCCAGTGCCGTCCGCACAGGTGAAATCTGCCGTGTTGCTGGCAGGGCTGAACGCCCCCGGCAAGACCGTCGTGATCGAGGCCGAGGCCACGCGCGACCATACGGAGCGGATGTTGGCGGGTTTCGGGGCCGAGATCACGGTGGAAGACACCGACGAGGGCCGTGTGATCACTCTGACCGGCCAGCCAGAACTGCAAGCGCAGCATGTCGATGTGCCGCGCGATCCGTCCTCGGCTGCGTTTCCGGTCTGTGCTGCCTTGATCGTGCCAGGATCCGACGTGCTGGTGCCGGGGATCGGGCTGAATCCGACACGGGCAGGCCTGTTCACCACGCTGCGCGAGATGGGGGCCGATCTGACCTACGAGAATGAACGCACCGAGGGCGGCGAGCCTGTCGCGGACCTGCGCGCTAAGTTCTCGCCCGACCTTAAGGGGATCGAGGTGCCGCCAGCGCGTGCGGCGTCGATGATCGACGAATATCCGGTGCTTTCTGTCGTGGCCGCCTTTGCGCAGGGCCAGACGATGATGCGCGGCGTGAAAGAGCTGCGGGTCAAGGAAAGCGACCGGATCGACGCGATGGCCAAGGGGCTGCGCGCCAACGGGATAGAAGTAGACGAGGGCCCCGATTGGTGGGCGGTCACCGGACGGGGGCACGGCAACGTGCCGGGCGGGGCCACCTGCGCCAGCCAGCTGGACCACCGCATCGCGATGTCCTTTATGATCCTCGGCATGGCCGCGACGTCGCCTGTCAGTGTGGACGACGGGTCGCCGATCACCACGTCCTTCCCGATCTTCGAGCCGCTGATGAAACGCCTTGGCGCGGATGTGACGCGGGGGGAGGGGTGA
- a CDS encoding BCCT family transporter, which produces MRELASRLGLRTDPTIFFVSALCTALFVLALVLAPEPIGDAFATGRAWIVSHLGWFFILGVNVWLGFLIWAAMSRHGHIRLGPRDSRPEYTNLSWFTMLFAGGIGTVLMFWGVAEPISHFSDPPLPGVEPFTEQAAQDAISIATYHLALHTWTIFALPGLAFAYFINRYDLPVRVSSVFYPLLKERIHGPWGKAIDIASILGTLFGVAVSLGLGSSQIAAGLSALFGWDAGVPLQVGILTALTAVAVASIVAGLDKGVKLLSNLNIGMAVALMVFVLVTGSTLFLLRGMVETFGLYLSNLPRLAFWNDMLADTNPANGDWGWQGSWTVFYWAWTVTWSPFIGLFVARISRGRTIREFVFGVLLAPSLFTLVWFSIFGWQAMEIDGIGTAARAALGAQAGSLSAAVADSVPLAMFAFFESFPFADIVQGVAVLVVAIFFATSSDSASLVVDMLCTGSPEPGPTRQRVFWGVSEGLVAAMLLILAGDLGLTALQQVITVVGLPIFLLVFAMIPSLIKGFRTEDIDHVSIGKRPGLGEL; this is translated from the coding sequence ATGCGGGAACTGGCAAGCCGACTAGGACTACGAACGGATCCTACAATCTTCTTTGTTTCCGCCCTGTGTACCGCCCTATTTGTACTGGCCCTTGTACTTGCCCCTGAACCGATCGGGGACGCCTTCGCCACAGGCCGCGCCTGGATCGTATCGCATCTGGGGTGGTTCTTTATTCTTGGCGTCAACGTCTGGCTGGGCTTTCTGATCTGGGCCGCGATGAGCCGTCACGGCCATATCCGCCTTGGCCCGCGCGACAGCCGCCCCGAGTATACAAACCTGTCGTGGTTCACCATGCTTTTCGCGGGCGGCATCGGCACCGTGCTGATGTTCTGGGGCGTGGCCGAACCGATCAGCCATTTTTCGGACCCGCCCCTGCCCGGCGTTGAACCTTTCACGGAACAGGCCGCACAAGACGCCATCTCTATCGCCACATACCACCTTGCGCTGCACACCTGGACGATCTTCGCGCTGCCCGGTCTTGCCTTTGCCTATTTCATCAACCGTTATGACCTGCCCGTACGGGTCAGTTCGGTCTTTTACCCGCTGTTAAAAGAGCGCATCCACGGCCCTTGGGGCAAGGCGATCGACATCGCGTCGATCCTCGGCACGCTGTTCGGCGTCGCGGTCTCGCTTGGGCTGGGGTCATCGCAGATCGCAGCGGGCTTGTCGGCGCTGTTTGGGTGGGACGCCGGCGTGCCGCTGCAGGTCGGCATCCTGACCGCGCTGACCGCCGTTGCCGTGGCGTCTATCGTGGCGGGGCTCGATAAGGGCGTGAAGCTGCTGTCCAACCTCAATATCGGCATGGCCGTGGCGTTGATGGTCTTTGTACTGGTGACCGGTTCGACCCTGTTCCTGCTGCGTGGCATGGTCGAGACCTTTGGCCTGTACCTAAGCAACCTGCCACGGCTCGCCTTCTGGAATGATATGCTTGCCGATACCAACCCCGCAAATGGCGATTGGGGCTGGCAAGGCAGTTGGACGGTGTTTTACTGGGCCTGGACGGTCACATGGTCACCCTTCATCGGCCTGTTCGTCGCGCGGATTTCGCGAGGGCGCACGATACGGGAGTTCGTCTTTGGCGTGCTGCTGGCCCCCTCGCTCTTCACGCTGGTCTGGTTCTCTATCTTCGGCTGGCAAGCGATGGAGATTGACGGCATCGGCACCGCCGCGCGCGCGGCTCTTGGCGCGCAAGCCGGTTCGCTGAGCGCTGCAGTGGCTGACTCTGTCCCGCTGGCCATGTTCGCGTTTTTCGAAAGCTTTCCCTTCGCCGATATCGTGCAGGGCGTTGCCGTGCTGGTGGTGGCGATCTTCTTTGCAACATCCTCGGATTCCGCGTCGCTGGTTGTCGACATGCTGTGCACCGGTTCGCCCGAACCCGGCCCCACCCGCCAGCGGGTGTTCTGGGGCGTGTCCGAAGGTCTGGTCGCGGCGATGTTGCTGATCCTTGCAGGCGATTTGGGGCTGACCGCCTTGCAACAGGTGATCACGGTCGTCGGCTTGCCGATCTTCCTGCTGGTCTTTGCGATGATCCCGTCGCTGATCAAGGGGTTCCGGACCGAAGATATCGACCACGTCTCGATCGGTAAACGCCCCGGTCTAGGAGAGCTGTAA
- the metK gene encoding methionine adenosyltransferase, with product MSRKNYTFTSESVSEGHPDKVCDRISDAVLDAFLTEEPEARVAAETFATTNRVVIGGEVGLSNKDKLDEYLGKIDGIARACIKDIGYEQDEFHHATCEITNLLHPQSAHIAQGVDASGDKEEGAGDQGIMFGFATNETPELMPAPIHYAHAILRRLAEVRKDGAEPTLRPDAKSQLSVRYEDGKPVGVSSIVLSTQHADAGQTSADIRDIVEPYITQVLPEGWITPDTEWWVNPTGTFVIGGPDGDAGLTGRKIIVDTYGGAAPHGGGAFSGKDPTKVDRSAAYVARYLAKNVVAAGLAEKCTIQLSYAIGVSKPLSIYCDTYGGDADVTDAAIEKAIRQIIDLTPRGIREHLQLNRPIFERTAAYGHFGRAPEADGGFSWEKTDLVDALKAAL from the coding sequence ATGTCCCGCAAAAACTACACGTTCACTTCGGAATCCGTTTCCGAGGGCCACCCGGATAAGGTCTGCGACCGGATTTCCGACGCCGTACTTGATGCCTTTCTGACCGAAGAACCCGAAGCGCGTGTCGCGGCGGAGACCTTTGCTACCACCAACCGCGTGGTCATCGGTGGCGAGGTTGGCCTGTCGAACAAGGACAAGCTGGACGAATACCTTGGCAAGATCGACGGCATTGCCCGCGCCTGCATCAAGGACATCGGCTACGAGCAGGATGAATTCCACCACGCCACCTGCGAGATCACCAACCTGCTGCACCCGCAGTCGGCGCATATCGCGCAAGGCGTGGACGCATCAGGCGACAAGGAAGAAGGCGCGGGCGATCAGGGCATCATGTTCGGTTTCGCCACCAACGAGACGCCAGAGCTGATGCCGGCGCCGATCCACTATGCCCATGCGATCCTGCGCCGTTTAGCCGAAGTGCGCAAAGACGGGGCAGAGCCGACATTGCGCCCCGACGCCAAAAGCCAGCTTTCCGTGCGCTATGAAGACGGCAAGCCCGTTGGCGTGTCCTCTATCGTCTTGTCGACGCAGCACGCCGACGCAGGCCAGACCAGCGCCGACATCCGCGACATCGTCGAACCCTATATCACCCAGGTTCTGCCCGAAGGCTGGATCACCCCCGACACCGAATGGTGGGTGAACCCGACGGGGACCTTTGTCATCGGCGGCCCTGATGGCGACGCGGGCCTGACCGGGCGCAAGATCATTGTGGATACCTATGGCGGTGCGGCACCTCATGGGGGCGGCGCGTTCTCGGGGAAAGACCCGACGAAGGTTGACCGCTCTGCCGCCTATGTGGCGCGCTATTTGGCGAAAAACGTCGTGGCTGCCGGTCTGGCCGAAAAGTGTACGATTCAGCTGAGCTATGCCATCGGCGTGTCCAAACCCCTGTCGATCTACTGCGATACTTACGGTGGCGACGCGGATGTCACGGATGCGGCGATTGAAAAGGCGATCCGTCAGATCATCGACCTAACACCGCGCGGCATCCGCGAGCATCTGCAGTTGAACCGCCCCATCTTTGAACGCACCGCGGCCTACGGCCACTTTGGCCGCGCGCCCGAAGCGGATGGCGGCTTTAGCTGGGAAAAGACCGATCTGGTCGATGCGCTAAAGGCCGCGCTGTAA